A stretch of the Lolium perenne isolate Kyuss_39 chromosome 3, Kyuss_2.0, whole genome shotgun sequence genome encodes the following:
- the LOC127341229 gene encoding disease resistance protein RGA5, with product MEGFLVSAATGALRPVLEKLGAVLGAEYKRFKGVRGEIKFLAGELTAMHAFLLKMSEVEDPDAQDKAWMDEVRELSYDIDDSLDDFMLLDDDNGISKADHGFIDKIKSLLKKTRSRSGIAKAIQDLKKQVVVVGERHARYKIGEAISRRGSAAVDPRALAIFVDMSTLVGMDGPKQEVIDMFTEQSESGCESTQQRHPKVVSIVGFGGLGKTTLANQVYKEMKGEFQCSAFISVSRIPDTMKILRAILSAVSGRGYEKTDDVNEQQIIIKISDFLEDKRYFIVVDDIWNVEIWDIVKCAFPKTSCGSRIITTTRINDVAQSCCSSSGDHIYNIRPLNMVHSKQLFHKRLFNSKEEYPSNLKDVSDQILQRCAGLPLAIIAISGLLANRPTTKDHWDQVRTSIGCGLERNSSIEKMVKILSLSYFDLPPRLKTCLLYLSIFPEDSIIEKQNLINRWIAEGFIREELGYTVDEVGEMSFNELINRSLIQPVRLKKLTGEVKTCRIHDTILDFLISKSIEENFVTFVGVPNLTIGTQRKVRRFSLQGGKEGNITLPKRLISSQVRSISVFGDLEEIPSLEKCNHLRVLDFQGIFLGRNPFANIKSLFQLRYLNLRNTDASNLPEQIVHAKCLWMLDLRNTNMKELPAAIIRLENLVHLFTDCDVKYPDGMAKMQALQTLKQIGTSLQSSNFFQELSQLKNLRKLRLEFDYDPTEVIKKHMKVITSSICQLSILSLDSLRIGREEDEETEIDLSLDDNFLLQQWCPAPRSLRELEICLIILYVPDWVGPLVNLQRLFLWVKKARQEDLFTLGGLPILSSLVIGVEGEVESSRMLTVSGANGFPCLKSFFFSAYELGVELMFLEGSMPKLEFLSIYFNAVNTSSGAFELGIQNLPCLDTLDCTLYGVSESSDWIIQAAKAAMERATATHRNLPGLAITTRKYYMNHWMVCAESRQHILKGARVGELQRSSEVLHTLTSTTDTHLSWDHPFVMY from the exons ATGGAGGGGTTTCTTGTCAGCGCCGCCACCGGGGCCTTGAGACCGGTGCTGGAGAAGCTAGGCGCCGTGCTGGGCGCCGAGTACAAGCGTTTCAAGGGGGTGCGCGGCGAGATAAAGTTCCTCGCCGGCGAGCTCACGGCAATGCACGCTTTCCTGCTCAAGATGTCGGAGGTCGAGGATCCCGACGCGCAGGACAAGGCGTGGATGGACGAGGTGCGGGAGCTGtcctacgacatcgacgacagccTCGACGACTTCATGCTCCTCGATGACGACAACGGCATTAGTAAGGCAGATCATGGCTTCATTGACAAAATCAAGAGCCTGTTGAAGAAGACGAGGAGCCGCAGCGGTATCGCCAAGGCGATCCAAGATCTGAAGAAACAGGTGGTTGTGGTTGGCGAGAGGCATGCGAGGTACAAGATCGGTGAGGCTATCTCCAGGAGAGGCAGCGCAGCGGTTGACCCTAGAGCTCTTGCTATCTTCGTCGACATGTCGACGCTTGTCGGCATGGACGGACCGAAGCAAGAGGTTATTGACATGTTCACCGAACAATCCGAATCCGGATGTGAATCGACCCAACAACGACATCCGAAGGTGGTCTCCATTGTGGGTTTCGGTGGACTGGGTAAGACGACTCTTGCAAACCAAGTGTACAAAGAGATGAAAGGGGAATTTCAGTGTAGTGCTTTTATATCCGTGTCGAGGATTCCAGACACGATGAAAATTCTTAGAGCTATCCTCAGTGCAGTGAGTGGGAGAGGTTATGAAAAAACAGATGATGTGAACGAACAACAGATCATTATCAAGATCTCGGATTTCCTCGAAGACAAAAG GTACTTTATTGTAGTTGATGATATATGGAATGTGGAAATATGGGATATTGTTAAGTGTGCATTCCCCAAGACCAGTTGCGGCAGTAGGATTATCACCACCACTCGTATAAATGATGTAGCTCAATCATGTTGTTCATCTTCTGGTGACCATATTTATAATATAAGGCCTCTTAATATGGTTCACTCCAAACAGTTGTTTCACAAAAGGCTATTCAACTCCAAGGAAGAATATCCTTCGAACCTTAAAGATGTGTCTGATCAAATATTGCAAAGGTGTGCTGGCTTGCCTTTGGCGATTATTGCTATATCTGGTCTGTTGGCCAACAGACCAACTACAAAGGATCATTGGGATCAAGTCAGAACCTCAATTGGTTGTGGACTTGAAAGAAATTCTAGCATTGAGAAAATGGTGAAGATATTATCACTTAGTTACTTTGACCTTCCTCCTCGTCTTAAAACATGTCTGTTGTACCTGAGTATATTTCCAGAAGACAGTATTATTGAGAAACAAAACCTCATAAACAGATGGATTGCTGAGGGATTTATTCGTGAAGAACTAGGATATACAGTGGATGAGGTAGGAGAGATGAGTTTCAATGAGCTCATCAATAGGAGTTTAATCCAACCTGTCAGACTAAAGAAATTAACCGGTGAGGTGAAGACTTGTCGTATTCATGATACAATTCTTGATTTCCTAATATCCAAGTCTATTGAAGAGAACTTTGTTACTTTCGTTGGTGTTCCCAATCTAACTattggaacacaaagaaaagTTCGCCGGTTCTCTCTTCAAGGTggcaaagaaggaaatattactcTACCAAAGAGACTTATATCATCACAAGTCCGGTCAATTAGTGTGTTTGGGGATTTAGAGGAAATCCCTTCCCTGGAAAAGTGTAATCATTTGCGTGTTCTAGACTTTCAAGGTATTTTCTTGGGAAGAAATCCTTTTGCAAATATAAAGAGCTTATTTCAGCTGCGATATCTGAACCTCAGAAATACAGATGCAAGTAATCTTCCTGAACAAATCGTTCATGCAAAGTGCTTATGGATGTTGGACCTAAGAAACACCAATATGAAGGAATTACCAGCAGCCATTATTAGGCTTGAAAATTTGGTGCATCTGTTTACTGATTGTGATGTTAAATATCCAGACGGAATGGCGAAGATGCAAGCATTGCAGACTCTGAAACAGATTGGTACCTCCTTGCAGTCATCTAACTTTTTTCAAGAACTTTCTCAGCTAAAGAATCTGAGGAAGCTGCGGCTGGAATTTGACTATGATCCAACAGAAGTTATCAAGAAGCACATGAAAGTTATCACCTCATCTATCTGTCAACTAAGCATACTCAGCCTTGACTCTCTAAGAATTGGaagggaggaggacgaagagacgGAGATAGATTTGTCATTGGATGACAACTTCTTACTGCAACAGTGGTGTCCCGCTCCACGTAGCCTCCGGGAACTTGAGATTTGTCTAATCATTTTGTATGTTCCGGATTGGGTGGGGCCACTCGTCAACCTCCAGCGTTTATTCCTTTGGGTGAAGAAAGCCAGGCAGGAAGATCTCTTCACCCTTGGAGGCTTACCCATTTTATCCTCTTTAGTTATCGGCGTAGAAGGGGAAGTAGAGTCTTCAAGAATGCTTACAGTAAGTGGTGCCAATGGATTCCCATGCCTAAAGTCGTTTTTCTTCTCAGCATATGAGCTTGGGGTAGAGCTCATGTTTCTAGAAGGATCCATGCCGAAGCTAGAGTTTCTCTCCATTTATTTCAATGCAGTTAATACGTCTAGTGGTGCTTTTGAACTTGGAATCCAAAACCTCCCCTGCCTCGATACTCTTGATTGTACACTTTATGGAGTTAGTGAGAGCAGTGATTGGATTATTCAGGCTGCAAAGGCCGCCATGGAGAGAGCTACCGCAACACACCGCAACCTCCCTGGGCTTGCAATAACCACAAGGAAGTATTACATGAATCATTGGATG GTTTGTGCTGAATCTCGTCAGCATATTTTGAAGGGGGCGCGTGTTGGAGAATTGCAGAGGAGCTCCGAGGTGCTACACACCCTGACGTCTACGACAGACACACACCTGTCTTGGGACCATCCATTTGTGATGTATTGA